In Cryptococcus gattii WM276 chromosome A, complete sequence, one genomic interval encodes:
- a CDS encoding cytochrome-c oxidase chain VI precursor, putative (Similar to TIGR gene model, INSD accession AAW41878.1), translated as MLASVSRTLLRARPVVAAPFRPAAFTAVRFASGGAHGNETETYESFNARYETFFKSVSDLFELQRGLNNAFAYDMVPSTEVINAALQAARKVNDYATAVRILEGVKEKVENKGQYQAYLEELKPTIEELGISTKEELYGQTL; from the exons ATGCTCGCCTCAGTCTCCCGAACTCTTCTTAGGGCCCGCCCGGTCGTTGCTGCCCCCTTTCGTCCTGCCGCCTTCACCG CTGTCCGTTTCGCTTCCGGGGGCGCTCACGGCAATGAGACCGAGACTTACGAGTCTTTCAACGCTCGATACGAGACCTTCTTCAAGTCTGTCTCTGACCTTTTCGAGCTTCAGCGAGGTCTCAACAATGCCTTTGCCTACGACATGGTCCCTTCTACCGAAGTCATCAATGCCGCTCTTCAGGCTGCTAGGAAGGTCAATGACTACGCTACTGCTGTGAGGATTTTGGAGGGTGTTAAGGAAAAGGTTGAGAACAAGGGACAGTACCAGGCGTACTTGGAGGAGCTTAAGCCTACAATTGAGGAGCTTG GCATTAGCACTAAGGAAGAGTTGTACGGTCAAACCCTCTAG